Within Flavobacteriales bacterium, the genomic segment TGGAGCTCCCCGTGAAATCTTCAAATGGCCGGTCAAGTACCGAGCAGATGGAGCCAATAATGCCAAGCGTGCAGAACCCAATATCCGATACGAATGGCAGGTACGCTGCGAGTGCGGTCACGATGGCAACGGCCAGGAATCCCCCTGGTCTGAGATCAAGATCTTCAACACCCCGGATTTTGACCCGGTAACAGGTATCAATGGAAGTCCATCGGTCCAAGGTGCGGCTACCAAAGGACTGTCTCATGACCAAGGAGCTTGGTCGATCGCTCCCAATCCCAATAACGGTGAGTCGCTCTCTATCACATGGGATACACCTCTTGAGAATGACTATTCGATCCGTCTATATGACCTGACCGGAAAGCAATTGATGGATCGGCAGATCACTCCATCAAAAGGAAGGACTCATAGGCTCGAACTGCCACAGGGACTGCATCCGGGGATCTATTTGGTCCAATGCACGATGAATGGACTGACCACCACAAAACGACTCATGGTCCAATGATCCGATTATGAGAGATTGGATTGCACCAAGCCCGTTCGTCCCCAACCAGCGAACGGGCTTTTTTCATCCTTTCGGATGAGGC encodes:
- a CDS encoding T9SS type A sorting domain-containing protein — its product is MITILNEDLICIEVDDPLYSDTTWTVIDDWTSFSEDCSNFVDCSVFDTAPVDLTKSFDPVDGVEDRVQVKWFKASPQVRYSDEDAAMCDIKFWPKRDLDPVTGDPIGPAYVAPDTVFINDKVKTYPGGAPREIFKWPVKYRADGANNAKRAEPNIRYEWQVRCECGHDGNGQESPWSEIKIFNTPDFDPVTGINGSPSVQGAATKGLSHDQGAWSIAPNPNNGESLSITWDTPLENDYSIRLYDLTGKQLMDRQITPSKGRTHRLELPQGLHPGIYLVQCTMNGLTTTKRLMVQ